In Fusarium oxysporum f. sp. lycopersici 4287 chromosome 2, whole genome shotgun sequence, a genomic segment contains:
- a CDS encoding hypothetical protein (At least one base has a quality score < 10), with protein sequence MDSSPLVKAHDHVRAASVAHHSSDSTVAITEHTQAAGEFANAARSTSSIEALRTLKLLEQHHRRIAEILNRPTEPTSQASDADHNEKDSSTKANLPTQDADDKKENKKDSTASKKLSPPTQRRYAPREMSSSIASNLATARGIRSKYRGQPLAPSVSNDQAPGNLDAASHPRGTKAKMQTIIDHQPGKPTWVPPVPATTRSDSYGKASSSPRTDTTSSAATSDDGGYTRFYNTFGSLINKISAPLAFAGLPLIQEESTIPETPDSPEMSPSPKRSHLKASPSKVLEPDLSKIYSKATMQALVREGHGANDSFYVVPTTGHTMSYANILSFAEKEKRRLGASSHSDLLDVPDEDDDDFVDAREAPPLSPGAKRRIGRARTDKDFNNIIEELYTENKSLKDTLDKLTKRLHAFEASAQNSAMALAESYRLMRPGSPTASPHTSKVADESLRRKNQELEEQLTAAVKQMERLEKDNRKMQKVLDKYREKWETLKAGAKARREAQGTSESVDDASTAG encoded by the coding sequence ATGGACTCATCCCCGCTTGTAAAAGCACACGATCATGTGCGCGCCGCGAGTGTCGCTCACCACTCCTCCGACAGCACAGTCGCAATCACGGAACATACTCAGGCTGCTGGCGAGTTCGCCAACGCTGCCAGGTCGACCTCCAGCATCGAAGCTCTGCGAACACTGAAGCTCCTAGAACAACACCATCGCAGGATCGCCGAGATCTTAAACCGACCGACCGAACCCACCTCCCAGGCCAGCGATGCCGATCACAACGAGAAGGATTCGTCAACCAAAGCGAATCTCCCCACACAAGATGCGgacgacaagaaggaaaacAAGAAGGACTCTACGGCGTCAAAGAAACTGTCCCCTCCCACCCAGCGCAGATATGCTCCCCGGGAGATGTCCTCTTCTATCGCCAGTAACTTGGCTACCGCTCGTGGCATCCGATCAAAGTACAGAGGCCAACCTCTCGCGCCTAGCGTTTCCAATGACCAAGCTCCCGGAAATCTAGACGCAGCCTCACACCCTCGCGgaaccaaggccaagatgcaGACTATCATCGATCACCAGCCTGGCAAACCGACGTGGGTACCACCTGTTCCTGCAACCACACGATCCGATAGTTATGGTAAAGCCTCATCGTCCCCACGCACCGATACAACTTCCTCTGCGGCAACCAGTGATGACGGAGGATATACTCGGTTCTACAACACCTTTGGGAGTCTCATCAATAAGATCTCAGCACCTTTGGCATTTGCTGGTCTGCCACTGATCCAAGAGGAATCCACCATTCCAGAAACACCTGACTCCCCAGAAATGTCTCCCAGTCCCAAACGTAGTCACCTTAAGGCGTCCCCGTCCAAGGTCTTAGAACCAGACCTTAGCAAGATCTACTCCAAGGCAACCATGCAGGCTCTTGTTAGAGAAGGGCACGGAGCTAACGATTCTTTCTACGTTGTACCCACTACTGGCCACACTATGTCTTATGCAAATATTCTCAGCTTTGccgagaaggaaaagagaagacTCGGGGCATCGTCCCACAGTGATCTTCTCGATGTTcctgatgaagatgacgatgactttgTGGATGCCCGAGAAGCACCCCCGCTGTCGCCCGGAGCCAAGCGTCGTATTGGCCGTGCCCGCACTGACAAGgacttcaacaacatcatcgaAGAGCTATACACTGAAAATAAATCTCTCAAGGACACGCTAGATAAGCTTACCAAGCGGCTCCACGCCTTTGAAGCCAGTGCTCAGAATTCCGCAATGGCTCTTGCTGAGAGTTACCGTCTCATGCGCCCTGGATCGCCCACTGCTTCACCACATACCAGCAAAGTTGCCGATGAATCCCTACGACGCAAGAACCAAGAGTTGGAAGAACAGCTAACCGCAGCCGTCAAACAGATGGAGCGACTGGAAAAGGACAACCGAAAGATGCAAAAGGTTTTGGACAAGTATCGTGAGAAGTGGGAGACATTGAAGGCTGGGGCGAAAGCTCGGAGAGAGGCCCAAGGAACGAGTGAGAGCGTGGATGATGCATCGACAGCTGGGTAA
- a CDS encoding hypothetical protein (At least one base has a quality score < 10), with translation MPSAVPNPLDVSNSRGLSQSRSQMMFPTLGQVVPNQLHHPQQQQQMHPQHLTHPSHSLAQPRQTLHQHHAQQSPQQRPQSQQAQPTPKIGQVQVKPQAPSPPLTQQSSQQQQQTHQQLQQQLQQQQQQHHLQQQQQLQQQQQQQQLQQQQAQQQQQQQQLQQQQQHHHQQQQQQQQQPQPQQQAHQQVHPQQQQHAQQQQQQHHHQQQQHQQQAQIHSQQPQQQQLRTPQQEQQQLQHPQQHEPPRSQAHQQPAPRQQKQQKQRDQQREQQREQQAQQQQIQQQQQAQQAQQQQAQQQQKPQPLPAEPIQQQQTQPQQQKQDANGSESMDIDAQANGEESGGLDMKMLADPNYIPTQPLGEMMSPPPEGGSYPTLEAVQKAVLRYCTSVGYAIVIGRSKKTVPGLKKVLFVCDRAGKPPSRVSPECRKRKTSSRKCDCPFGFFAIEQRTQWTIRYRPDPAHLQHNHGPSESPSHHPAARKLDSRMVAAVKQLKENGAGVSETLQILQTENPDCHLLPRDIYNARAAINRNPQKVATGLAENRPAIYSKPHQSPEDRIRAELRREIAKAREEMQEMEEKKDKEISELKTKLEEKEVIIRKFEEFIDICNERVMFQRQRLAGSNGNGANQPQV, from the exons ATGCCCAGTGCGGTGCCGAACCCGCTTGATGTGTCTAATTCCCGAGGACTATCGCAGTCACGCTCTCAAATGATGTTTCCGACCCTGGGACAGGTTGTGCCAAATCAATTACACCACccccagcaacaacagcagaTGCATCCTCAGCACTTGACCCATCCTTCTCACTCCCTTGCCCAGCCTCGACAAACCCTTCATCAGCACCATGCTCAGCAGTCGCCTCAGCAGCggcctcaatctcaacagGCTCAGCCAACTCCCAAGATTGGCCAGGTTCAGGTCAAGCCTCAAGCGCCGTCTCCTCCCTTGACCCAGCAGTCGagtcaacaacagcagcaaacgcaccagcagcttcagcaacaactccagcagcaacagcaacagcaccatttgcagcaacagcagcaattgcaacagcagcaacagcagcaacagcttcagcagcagcaggcacagcagcaacaacagcaacaacagttgcaacagcagcagcagcatcatcaccagcagcagcaacagcaacagcaacagccgcagccgcagcaacAAGCGCACCAGCAAGTGCACccacaacagcagcaacatgcacaacaacaacaacaacaacatcatcatcagcagcagcaacatcagcagcaagcGCAGATTCACTCtcagcagccgcagcagcaacagcttCGAACTCCCCaacaggagcagcagcagcttcaacaCCCGCAGCAACATGAACCCCCGAGATCTCAAGCACATCAGCAACCGGCGCCTCGACAAcagaagcagcagaagcaacGGGATCAACAGCGTGAACAACAACGTGAACAGCAGGCACAGCAACAACAGatccaacagcagcagcaggctcAACAGGcacagcaacagcaagctcagcagcaacaaaaGCCACAACCTCTTCCTGCAGAGCCCattcagcagcagcagactcagccacagcagcagaagcaagaTGCCAATGGGAGCGAGTCGATGGATATTGACGCCCAAGCAAATGGGGAGGAGAGTGGAGGCCTAGACATGAAGATGCTTGCTGATCCTAATTACATTCCAACCCAGCCTTTGGGCGAAATGATGTCCCCTCCGCCTGAGGGTGGAAGTTACCCTACTCTTGAGGCGGTCCAGAAGGCTGTTCTCAGATACTGCACCTCGGTCGGCTATGCTATTGTCATTGGTCGCTCAAAGAAGACAGTGCctggcttgaagaaggtcCTCTTTGTTTGCGATCGTGCTGGCAAGCCGCCGAGTCGTGTAAGCCCCGAGTGTCGCAAACGTAAAACATCGTCCCGCAAATGTGATTGCCCATTCGGCTTTTTCGCTATCGAGCAGCGTACCCAGTGGACGATTCGATATCGCCCTGATCCTGCCCATCTTCAGCATAATCATGGGCCAAGCGAGAGCCCTTCCCACCACCCAGCTGCCCGGAAACTGGACAGTCGAATGGTTGCTGCGGTAAAACAGCTTAAGGAGAACG GTGCTGGCGTCTCGGAGACGCTGCAGATATTGCAGACCGAAAACCCGGATTGTCATCTTCTGCCACGCGATATATATAACGCTCGCGCAGCTATCAATCGCAATCCTCAGAAGGTTGCCACAGGACTAGCAGAGAACAGACCAGCTATATACAGCAAACCTCACCAGTCCCCTGAAGATCGCATTCGCGCTGAGTTGAGGCGTGAAATCGCAAAAGCTCGCGAAGAAATGCAAGAAatggaggaaaagaaggacaaagaaATCAGCGAGCTGAAGACGAAACtggaagaaaaagaagtcATCATAAGAAAATTCGAAGAGTTCATTGATATTTGTAACGAAAGGGTTATGTTTCAACGACAGCGACTAGCAGGAAGCAACGGAAATGGGGCAAACCAACCCCAAGTCTGA